From the Malus domestica chromosome 17, GDT2T_hap1 genome, one window contains:
- the LOC103404303 gene encoding oleosin Ara h 10.0102, giving the protein MADRPQPHHIQVRPVQPRYGEHEYGEHGGFGDGGPSAGQVLAVITGLPLGGTLLALAGLTLLGTVIGALVATPLFIIFSPVLVPALFVIGLAVTGFLTSGAFGLTGLSALSWITNYLRRTPVVPETLDEAKRRAAEMGEYVGQKTKEVGQDIQSKSHETKRQTGHTESR; this is encoded by the coding sequence ATGGCAGACCGTCCTCAGCCTCACCATATCCAAGTTCGCCCCGTCCAGCCGCGCTATGGCGAGCACGAGTACGGTGAACATGGAGGATTTGGTGACGGTGGCCCCTCAGCCGGCCAAGTTCTTGCAGTGATAACCGGCCTTCCATTAGGTGGAACCCTACTAGCGCTTGCTGGTCTCACTCTCCTGGGGACAGTCATTGGTGCTCTCGTTGCGACCCCGctcttcatcatcttcagcCCGGTTCTTGTCCCTGCTCTTTTCGTCATCGGGCTTGCTGTCACCGGATTTCTGACCTCCGGGGCTTTTGGGCTGACTGGGCTGTCGGCGCTGTCTTGGATCACCAACTACCTCAGGAGGACACCCGTAGTGCCGGAGACCCTGGACGAGGCGAAGAGGCGCGCGGCGGAAATGGGAGAGTACGTGGGGCAGAAGACAAAGGAAGTTGGCCAGGACATCCAGAGTAAGTCCCACGAAACAAAGAGGCAAACCGGACATACTGAAAGCCGTTGA